From a single Myxococcales bacterium genomic region:
- a CDS encoding RHS repeat protein: MSHRASVKNAAGWVARNVDAVGSAITFTYDAEGHAVVVTDPRDVKHTTTFDMRGRRIKETSPDLAPTLTHNAFGELVKQVVDATGATTHLSYDELGRVTKRVEPEGTTLYTYDVGVGAKGLLVSEQLIATGEGALASSRTTTFDDKSRPVATTLVTPAKSFTTTSTYDALSRPETVTSPSGLVLAYGYDARGVQTLHQERQDGRPLLDRLGRHRRWASEG; the protein is encoded by the coding sequence TTGTCGCACCGCGCGTCCGTCAAGAACGCCGCCGGTTGGGTTGCGCGCAACGTCGACGCGGTCGGCAGCGCCATCACGTTTACGTACGACGCCGAGGGCCACGCGGTGGTCGTCACCGATCCGCGGGACGTCAAGCACACGACGACTTTCGACATGCGCGGTCGGCGCATCAAAGAGACGAGCCCCGACTTGGCGCCGACGCTGACGCACAACGCCTTTGGCGAGCTTGTGAAGCAGGTCGTCGACGCGACGGGCGCGACGACGCACCTTTCGTACGACGAGCTGGGTCGCGTGACCAAGCGCGTGGAGCCGGAGGGCACGACGCTCTACACGTACGACGTCGGCGTAGGCGCCAAGGGCCTACTCGTCTCCGAACAGCTCATCGCCACCGGCGAGGGCGCCCTCGCGAGCTCACGCACGACGACCTTCGACGACAAGAGCCGGCCCGTGGCGACGACCCTCGTCACGCCTGCGAAGTCGTTTACGACCACGAGCACCTACGACGCGCTCTCGCGGCCCGAGACGGTGACGTCGCCGAGCGGGCTCGTGCTCGCGTACGGCTACGACGCGCGCGGCGTGCAGACCCTCCATCAAGAACGCCAAGACGGGCGCCCTTTATTGGACCGCCTTGGACGTCACCGCCGATGGGCAAGTGAAGGTTGA